AATGAGACTTTGAATTCCGTATAGTTCCAGATTAGGAAATCTAGAGTAGCCAATAAAAGATTAAGAAATATTGTACAAGTCTTGAGAAAAATGATTTTTCTGAAGTATTAAAACACTAGAACACTATTAGATATACTTACCCAGAATAGATTACATAACCATGGCATCCCTTACTTCTGTTGTGAAGGCTGCTGATTTTATATTATCTAGACCAACTTTGTCTAAGATCGTAAACCCTGTAGCCAAGGCTTTTGTTGCCTATGCTGGCTACAGAGAAATGGGTTTGAAGTAAGTATATGTTTCTGGAGAGCACATTCTTTGAGGCAACTTATTAACATGATTAGGTTTGATGACTTGATATCCGAAGAGTCTCCTATTGGACAAAAGGCTATCTCTAGATTGCCAGAAGGTGAAATTTATGCTAGAAATTACAGATTCATCACTGCTCACCAATGTGCATTGTCCCATCAGTTATTACCTGCAAACAAGGCCGTCAAGCCAGAAGAGGACACCCACTACTTAATCCCTTACATTTTGGAGGCAGAGAAGGAAGCATTTGAAAAGGTCGAATTGGATAACATCCAAGTTTAAGTAGAGAAGTATCGATATCTGCAAGGAGCTAGTTGGCGAAAGTGAACTCCTAGATTGTGTAAATCTGCATTAAAGTGTTGGCAAATATTATATATTGGAAGACCAATTGTAGCGACACCTCCAGCATTCACTTCATTCTACAAATTGACAAGCGGAAGAAACATCcttatatatttatattaAATGATTATTCAGCGTCTAGATTAT
This window of the Scheffersomyces stipitis CBS 6054 chromosome 6, complete sequence genome carries:
- the UCR7 gene encoding Ubiquinol-cytochrome c reductase complex 14 kDa protein (Complex III subunit VII) (Ubiquinol-cytochrome c reductase complex 14 kDa protein (Complex III subunit VII) (QCR7)~go_function ubiquinol-cytochrome-c reductase activity~go_process electron transport; mitochondrial electron transport, ubiquinol to cytochrome c), whose product is MASLTSVVKAADFILSRPTLSKIVNPVAKAFVAYAGYREMGLKFDDLISEESPIGQKAISRLPEGEIYARNYRFITAHQCALSHQLLPANKAVKPEEDTHYLIPYILEAEKEAFEKVELDNIQV